Proteins encoded in a region of the Novibacillus thermophilus genome:
- a CDS encoding CRISPR-associated protein Cas4: protein MKPIQNEKWLCQGAPDLIEQIPEGELVITLRLTTDIEYNRKRPYEADIIQLGGYFLLAKDRFHKPIRIGRIEYRNRTFEIHDTETLHEQVVRTLHRLRIYQKSGKLPNVSLDQHKCQACVFYQTVCERAINV, encoded by the coding sequence GTGAAGCCGATCCAGAACGAGAAGTGGTTATGTCAAGGAGCTCCCGACTTGATAGAACAGATACCCGAAGGGGAGTTGGTGATCACGCTCCGGTTGACGACTGACATCGAGTACAACCGCAAAAGACCGTATGAAGCCGATATCATACAGTTGGGCGGCTACTTTCTATTGGCCAAAGACCGTTTTCACAAGCCGATCCGGATTGGGCGCATTGAATATCGAAACCGGACCTTTGAAATACACGACACTGAAACCCTTCATGAACAGGTCGTGCGAACACTTCATCGCTTGCGAATTTATCAAAAGTCAGGTAAACTGCCAAACGTATCGCTTGATCAGCACAAGTGCCAAGCGTGTGTGTTTTATCAGACAGTCTGTGAAAGGGCAATAAATGTATGA